A genome region from Salvia splendens isolate huo1 chromosome 19, SspV2, whole genome shotgun sequence includes the following:
- the LOC121779346 gene encoding ethylene-responsive transcription factor ERF017-like, whose translation MYNPTSASSSSAEPKYKGVRKRKWGKYVTEIRLPNSRERIWLGSYDTAEKAARAFDAAIFCLRGPTAKLNFPADPPNISGWQSLNPAEIQAVAQHYGNTYSSSNHPPPQAVELDDTSPSSNSEGGEPMNSIDWSFLDVLDSGNAGRVSDFELFHEPGDMYMPPNLPERGADDEYGDDTGTSGNVSSSFLWNF comes from the coding sequence ATGTACAATCCCACTTCCGCTTCCTCCTCCTCAGCGGAGCCCAAGTACAAGGGCGTCCGGAAGCGGAAGTGGGGGAAATACGTGACCGAGATACGCCTCCCCAACAGCCGGGAGCGCATCTGGCTCGGCTCCTACGACACGGCCGAGAAGGCGGCTCGCGCCTTCGACGCCGCCATCTTCTGCCTCCGCGGCCCCACCGCCAAGCTCAATTTCCCCGCCGACCCCCCCAACATCTCCGGCTGGCAATCTCTCAATCCCGCCGAGATACAGGCCGTGGCGCAGCACTACGGCAACACCTACTCCTCCTCCAACCACCCGCCGCCGCAGGCTGTTGAATTGGATGACACCTCACCCTCTTCCAACTCTGAGGGGGGCGAGCCGATGAATTCGATCGATTGGTCGTTCCTCGACGTGCTGGATTCGGGGAATGCAGGCCGTGTCTCGGATTTCGAGCTTTTTCACGAGCCCGGTGACATGTACATGCCCCCGAATCTGCCCGAGAGAGGCGCGGACGATGAATACGGCGATGACACTGGAACTAGTGGTAATGTGTCATCCTCGTTTCTCTGGAATTTCTAA